A window from Lactiplantibacillus pentosus encodes these proteins:
- a CDS encoding PolC-type DNA polymerase III, whose translation MSLNQQEMFEKLLEQIEMPTGPEFEAAAIDKLTVHQASKVWEFHLHFQHVLPYSQFMTFQNKLQIAFKDIARVTYKIVTDDTEVNGRELAEYWEWIVQHSGIKSSLVQSLCNSNVPTYEDGRVILLAENEVIQNFLTNQALGPIESTYHRLGFPKFSIHTMIDESASQAKIKEFHEQKAKSDQELAKKAEAAIKKANEKRQKQADSPAPIDGPVQLGKQINPQEPAKQMVQITEEERSVIVEGYVFDMEVRTLRSQRQLLILKVTDYSSSMVVKKFSRNADDEAQFAALHTGMWVRVRGSVQEDSFMRDLTINAYDINETSHASRQDTAPADDKRVELHLHSNMSQMDATNSVSDYVKQAAKWGHPAIAITDHSGAQAFPEAFAAGEKNNIKILYGVEANMVDDGVPIAYNDAHVDLKESTYVIFDTETTGLSAIYDRVIELSAVKMVKGNVVDQFEEFIDPGFHLSETTTNLTSITDDMVRGSKSEEEVFKLFREFYGDAIVVGHNVTFDIGFMNTGYARHHMGPITNPIIDTLTLARWLYPNLRGYRLNTLAKKFNVNLEHHHRAIYDAESTGHLNHIFLKDAEERYGVQFHEQLNDHMNENAAYRHARPFHATLYAQTQAGLKNLFRIISLSNVEYYYRVPRVPRSILNKYRDGILVGSACSSGEVFTAMMQKGKEEARQKAGYYDFLEVQPKAAYSALIESGLIADTAHLEEIIGNMVELGHEMNIPVAATGDVHYLNPEDKIYRKILIHSQPGNPLNRTERPDVHFRSTDEMLKDFDFLGADTAHEIVVDTPRAIADRFEIVRPVKDKLYTPRMKGAEAEIEKLTMDRAHAWYGDPLPEIVQKRVDKELKSIIGNGFSVIYLIAQRLVFKSNKDGYLVGSRGSVGSSLVATLSGITEVNPMPPHYRCPNCQYSHFYTNNEYGSGYDLPPKDCPECGTNMVRDGQNIPFETFLGFYGNKVPDIDLNFSGDYQPIAHNYTKVLFGEKNVYRAGTIGTVADKTGYGYVKAYERDTNQTLRSAEVDRLAKGTTGVKRTTGQHPAGIIVVPDYMDIYDFTPVQYPADDQSAAWQTTHFDFHSIHDNILKIDILGHDDPTMIRMLQDLSGIQPESIPPVDPNVMKIFSSPEVLGVTEDQIFSKTGTLGIPEFGTRFVRGMLEETHPSTFNELLQISGLSHGTDVWLGNAEELIKDGTVTLAEVIGCRDNIMTDLIHYGMESDMSFQIMEHVRKGRGIPDEWQQAMKDADVPDWYIESCLKIKYMFPRAHAAAYILMALRVAYFKVYFPLIYYTAYFSVRADDFDLVAMAHGKEAVKASMKAITDKGMDASAKEKNLLTVLELANEMLERGFNFSMVDLDKSDASDWLIDGDTLIAPFRAVPGLGLNVAKQIVAARADKPFLSKEDLSKRGKVSKSLIDFMTENGVLNDLPDENQLSLF comes from the coding sequence GTGAGTTTAAACCAACAAGAAATGTTCGAGAAACTCCTCGAACAAATTGAGATGCCGACAGGTCCTGAATTCGAGGCCGCGGCGATCGATAAGTTGACCGTGCATCAAGCTTCCAAGGTTTGGGAATTTCATTTGCATTTTCAACACGTGCTACCTTACTCGCAATTTATGACGTTTCAAAACAAACTCCAAATTGCGTTCAAGGACATTGCCCGGGTGACGTATAAAATCGTCACGGATGATACCGAAGTCAATGGTCGCGAACTAGCAGAGTATTGGGAGTGGATCGTTCAACATAGTGGGATTAAGTCGTCACTTGTTCAGTCTCTGTGCAATAGCAACGTACCGACCTATGAAGATGGTCGCGTTATTCTATTAGCTGAAAATGAAGTGATTCAAAATTTCTTGACCAATCAAGCTTTGGGGCCGATTGAATCGACGTATCATCGACTCGGGTTTCCAAAGTTCTCGATCCACACGATGATTGACGAAAGTGCGTCGCAAGCAAAAATCAAGGAATTCCACGAGCAGAAGGCCAAGTCGGATCAAGAACTAGCAAAAAAGGCCGAAGCGGCCATCAAGAAAGCCAATGAAAAGCGGCAGAAGCAGGCTGATTCTCCGGCGCCAATCGATGGTCCAGTGCAATTAGGAAAGCAAATCAATCCGCAAGAACCAGCCAAACAAATGGTTCAAATTACGGAAGAAGAGCGGTCTGTCATCGTTGAAGGTTACGTTTTCGACATGGAAGTCCGGACGCTGCGTTCACAACGACAGTTATTGATTTTAAAAGTAACCGATTATAGCTCGTCGATGGTTGTTAAGAAGTTCTCTCGCAATGCAGACGACGAGGCCCAATTTGCAGCGCTACACACTGGGATGTGGGTCCGTGTTCGCGGTTCCGTCCAAGAAGATAGTTTCATGCGGGATTTGACGATCAACGCCTACGACATTAATGAGACGTCGCACGCCAGTCGTCAAGATACGGCGCCAGCGGATGATAAACGGGTGGAATTACATCTACACTCCAACATGAGTCAGATGGATGCGACCAACAGCGTCAGCGATTACGTCAAACAGGCGGCCAAGTGGGGCCATCCGGCAATCGCTATCACTGACCATTCGGGCGCTCAGGCCTTTCCGGAAGCTTTTGCAGCTGGTGAAAAGAATAACATCAAAATTTTGTACGGGGTCGAAGCCAACATGGTTGATGATGGGGTGCCGATTGCTTACAATGACGCGCACGTCGATTTAAAAGAATCGACTTACGTTATCTTTGATACTGAAACGACCGGACTATCCGCCATTTATGACCGTGTCATCGAATTGTCTGCAGTTAAGATGGTCAAAGGAAACGTTGTCGACCAGTTTGAAGAATTTATCGACCCTGGTTTTCATTTATCGGAAACGACGACCAATTTGACCAGTATCACGGATGACATGGTCCGTGGTTCGAAATCCGAAGAGGAAGTCTTCAAGTTATTCCGTGAATTCTATGGCGATGCCATCGTCGTTGGTCATAACGTTACTTTCGATATCGGGTTCATGAATACCGGGTACGCGCGTCATCATATGGGCCCCATCACGAACCCAATCATTGACACGTTAACGCTGGCGCGCTGGCTATACCCGAATTTACGGGGTTACCGGTTAAATACGCTGGCCAAGAAATTCAACGTTAACTTGGAACACCATCACCGGGCGATTTATGATGCGGAATCTACGGGACATTTGAACCACATCTTTTTGAAGGACGCTGAGGAACGCTATGGGGTCCAGTTCCACGAACAATTAAATGATCATATGAATGAGAATGCAGCTTATCGCCACGCGCGGCCATTCCACGCGACATTGTATGCGCAGACGCAAGCCGGTTTGAAGAACCTGTTCCGAATCATTTCACTATCTAACGTCGAATACTATTACCGGGTGCCACGGGTGCCGCGAAGCATTCTGAATAAATATCGAGATGGAATTCTGGTCGGTTCGGCTTGCTCAAGTGGTGAAGTCTTCACCGCAATGATGCAAAAAGGGAAGGAAGAAGCCCGTCAGAAGGCTGGTTACTATGACTTCCTGGAGGTCCAACCAAAAGCGGCTTACTCGGCACTGATTGAGAGTGGCTTGATTGCCGATACGGCTCACTTAGAAGAGATTATCGGTAACATGGTCGAACTGGGTCATGAAATGAATATTCCGGTCGCTGCGACTGGCGATGTTCATTATCTCAACCCAGAAGATAAAATTTATCGTAAGATCTTGATTCATTCGCAACCGGGTAATCCATTGAATCGAACGGAACGCCCAGATGTGCATTTCCGCTCGACAGACGAAATGCTCAAAGACTTTGATTTTCTCGGTGCGGATACCGCCCATGAAATCGTTGTCGATACCCCACGCGCGATTGCGGACCGGTTTGAAATCGTCCGTCCGGTCAAGGACAAACTGTATACGCCGCGGATGAAGGGTGCCGAAGCTGAAATCGAGAAGCTGACCATGGATCGAGCCCATGCTTGGTACGGTGATCCATTACCGGAAATCGTCCAAAAACGAGTCGACAAAGAGTTGAAGAGTATTATCGGGAACGGGTTCTCGGTTATTTACTTGATTGCCCAACGGCTGGTGTTCAAGAGTAACAAGGACGGTTACCTGGTTGGGTCGCGTGGTTCCGTTGGGTCTAGTCTGGTCGCAACGCTATCTGGGATTACGGAAGTTAACCCGATGCCGCCACATTACCGTTGTCCAAATTGCCAATATTCGCATTTCTATACGAATAATGAATATGGTTCTGGCTACGATTTACCGCCGAAGGATTGTCCTGAATGTGGCACTAACATGGTTCGTGATGGGCAAAACATCCCATTCGAAACTTTCCTTGGTTTCTACGGAAACAAGGTGCCGGATATTGATTTAAACTTCTCCGGTGACTACCAACCGATTGCCCACAACTATACCAAAGTCTTGTTCGGTGAGAAAAATGTTTACCGTGCCGGGACGATTGGAACGGTCGCAGATAAGACTGGTTATGGCTACGTCAAGGCGTACGAACGTGATACCAATCAAACGTTGCGTTCAGCCGAGGTCGACCGGTTAGCCAAAGGCACGACGGGGGTCAAGCGGACGACTGGGCAACATCCGGCCGGTATCATTGTTGTGCCGGACTATATGGATATTTATGACTTTACACCAGTCCAATATCCCGCTGACGACCAGAGTGCGGCCTGGCAAACGACCCACTTTGATTTCCATTCGATTCATGATAATATCTTGAAAATTGATATTCTGGGACATGATGACCCGACGATGATTCGGATGCTCCAAGATTTGTCGGGAATTCAACCTGAAAGCATTCCGCCAGTTGATCCAAATGTCATGAAGATTTTCTCAAGTCCCGAAGTCTTAGGCGTCACCGAAGACCAGATTTTCTCTAAAACGGGGACCCTGGGTATTCCTGAATTCGGGACGCGCTTCGTCCGGGGGATGCTGGAAGAAACCCATCCGTCGACGTTTAACGAATTGCTTCAAATCTCTGGACTCTCCCACGGGACCGACGTGTGGCTCGGCAACGCGGAAGAATTGATCAAGGATGGTACGGTTACGCTGGCCGAAGTTATTGGGTGTCGTGATAACATCATGACCGACTTGATTCACTATGGGATGGAATCTGATATGTCCTTCCAAATCATGGAACACGTGCGGAAGGGTCGTGGGATTCCTGACGAGTGGCAACAGGCGATGAAGGATGCTGACGTTCCCGATTGGTACATCGAGTCGTGTCTCAAAATCAAGTACATGTTCCCACGGGCGCATGCGGCGGCTTATATTTTGATGGCGTTGCGGGTCGCGTACTTCAAAGTATACTTCCCACTGATTTACTACACGGCCTACTTCTCGGTGCGGGCGGATGATTTCGACCTCGTCGCGATGGCTCATGGTAAGGAAGCGGTCAAGGCCTCGATGAAAGCCATCACGGATAAAGGGATGGATGCGAGTGCCAAGGAAAAGAACTTGCTGACGGTGCTCGAGCTGGCAAATGAAATGTTGGAACGTGGCTTCAACTTCTCCATGGTCGACTTAGATAAGTCGGATGCATCCGATTGGTTGATTGATGGTGACACGCTGATTGCACCATTCCGAGCCGTGCCTGGTCTTGGACTGAACGTCGCCAAGCAGATCGTGGCCGCACGGGCGGATAAACCATTCCTATCGAAGGAAGATTTATCGAAACGCGGTAAGGTTTCTAAGAGTTTGATCGACTTCATGACCGAAAATGGGGTTCTGAACGATTTACCGGATGAAAACCAATTATCTCTGTTTTAA
- the rnpM gene encoding RNase P modulator RnpM: MKKRKVPLRKDIVTGEMHPKKDLVRVVKNKQDEVSVDPTGKKPGRGAYIALDVAVAQRAKKEKTFDKAFGIKVDADFYDELVAYVDHQQARKELFGNDA; this comes from the coding sequence ATGAAAAAAAGAAAAGTGCCGTTACGAAAGGACATTGTGACGGGTGAAATGCATCCCAAAAAAGACTTAGTCCGGGTCGTTAAGAACAAGCAGGATGAAGTTTCCGTAGATCCAACTGGTAAGAAGCCAGGACGCGGTGCTTACATTGCGTTAGACGTTGCAGTTGCCCAACGTGCCAAGAAGGAAAAAACCTTCGATAAGGCATTCGGCATCAAAGTCGACGCGGATTTTTACGATGAATTGGTGGCCTACGTGGATCACCAACAAGCGCGAAAGGAACTCTTCGGAAATGACGCCTAA
- a CDS encoding phosphatidate cytidylyltransferase, whose protein sequence is MKQRVITAVVALILFIPVIFVGGITLDIVAMLLGAIAMSELLIMRKKLLISFEAIVSMLAVMIQIAPTKWFNGLPDQLNKEYVVYFLVILLLLHTVWSRNRFSFDDAGVLTLGILYIGMGFNYFTAARGINVEMLLFLMFIVWATDSGAYMVGRKLGKHKVTPISPNKTWEGCIGGSVIGVIIASAFAIGFHVGYASAISMILITIVLSIVGQFGDLVESALKRYYGVKDSGKILPGHGGILDRFDSMLLVFPIAHLFGLF, encoded by the coding sequence ATGAAACAACGGGTCATTACGGCAGTCGTTGCGTTAATTTTATTTATCCCAGTCATTTTTGTGGGTGGGATTACTTTAGACATCGTTGCCATGTTGCTCGGTGCCATCGCGATGAGTGAATTACTCATCATGCGTAAGAAACTATTGATTTCATTTGAAGCCATCGTTAGTATGCTCGCAGTTATGATTCAAATTGCGCCGACAAAATGGTTCAACGGGTTACCAGATCAGCTCAATAAAGAATACGTGGTTTACTTCTTAGTTATTCTGTTGTTGCTGCACACGGTCTGGTCACGCAATCGGTTCTCATTCGATGATGCGGGTGTGTTGACGCTTGGTATTTTGTATATTGGGATGGGCTTTAACTACTTTACCGCGGCACGTGGCATCAACGTTGAAATGTTGTTGTTCTTAATGTTCATCGTGTGGGCGACAGATAGTGGTGCGTACATGGTTGGCCGCAAGCTTGGTAAACATAAGGTGACACCCATTAGTCCCAATAAGACGTGGGAAGGCTGCATCGGTGGTAGCGTGATTGGTGTCATCATCGCCAGTGCGTTTGCCATCGGGTTCCACGTCGGTTATGCGAGTGCCATCAGTATGATTTTGATTACGATTGTCTTATCAATCGTGGGGCAATTCGGCGATCTCGTCGAATCAGCCTTAAAACGCTACTATGGCGTTAAAGATTCTGGTAAGATTTTACCAGGACACGGTGGGATTTTAGACCGTTTTGATAGTATGTTATTAGTTTTCCCAATTGCACACTTATTCGGCTTGTTCTAA
- a CDS encoding proline--tRNA ligase, producing MKQSKLLIPTLKEVPNDAEALSHQMMLRAGYIRQISAGMYAYLPLAYRVLTNIEQIIRQEMEKIDAAEMLVPAVIPAELWKATGRYETYGPELFKLKNRHDREFILGPTHEETFTSLIRDEVKSYKRLPLTLYQIQAKYRDEDRPRYGLLRGREFIMKDAYSFHADESSLDDTFQDMAQAYQNIFERCGLKFRSIIGDGGAMGGKDSREYSAIAPVGEDTIVYSDASDYAANLEMARSLYVPKKSHASLKDMEEIDTPGVGTIEELADFLKVEADQLVKSILFIADDQPVLALVRGDHEVNDIKLKNYLGADFLDMATPEQAQEYLGASFGSLGPVNVSDDVKIVADQYVKDMVNITVGANSDGHHFTNVNPERDFHAEDYVDIRFVQEGELSPDGAGVLKFTKGIEIGHIFKLGTRYSKDLHAEVLDANGRNIPVIMGCYGIGVSRLLSAIAEQRADDNGLIWPKAIAPFDVHVIPVNPKKAEQVEVADQVEAQLEAAGYKVLYDDRKERPGVKFADSDLMGIPARITIGKKASEGIVEIKLRQTGETLEVKQEEIANNLAVLLENID from the coding sequence ATGAAACAATCGAAACTGTTAATCCCAACACTTAAGGAAGTGCCAAACGACGCTGAAGCCTTAAGTCATCAGATGATGCTGCGGGCGGGCTACATTCGCCAGATTTCGGCCGGAATGTATGCTTACTTGCCATTAGCCTACCGGGTATTAACGAATATTGAACAAATTATTCGTCAAGAAATGGAAAAGATCGATGCAGCAGAAATGCTGGTACCAGCTGTGATTCCTGCCGAGTTATGGAAAGCCACGGGCCGGTATGAAACTTATGGGCCTGAATTATTCAAACTGAAGAATCGGCATGATCGTGAATTCATCTTGGGACCAACCCATGAAGAAACGTTCACGTCTCTGATTCGTGATGAAGTCAAGTCCTACAAGCGGTTGCCATTGACGTTATACCAAATCCAAGCAAAGTATCGTGATGAAGATCGGCCACGTTATGGCTTGTTGCGTGGGCGTGAATTTATTATGAAGGATGCTTATTCCTTCCACGCCGATGAATCTTCACTGGATGACACGTTCCAAGATATGGCGCAAGCTTATCAAAACATCTTCGAACGTTGCGGCTTGAAGTTCCGCTCGATTATCGGTGACGGTGGCGCGATGGGTGGTAAGGATTCACGTGAATACTCAGCAATCGCCCCAGTTGGTGAAGATACGATCGTTTACTCTGATGCCAGTGACTACGCAGCGAACCTTGAAATGGCCCGGAGTTTGTACGTGCCTAAGAAGTCGCATGCGTCACTCAAAGACATGGAAGAAATCGATACCCCTGGTGTGGGTACGATTGAAGAGTTAGCCGACTTCTTGAAGGTCGAAGCGGATCAACTGGTCAAGAGTATTCTGTTTATCGCTGACGACCAGCCAGTACTGGCTTTAGTTCGTGGTGACCATGAAGTCAATGATATCAAGCTGAAAAACTACCTTGGTGCTGACTTCTTAGATATGGCGACGCCAGAACAAGCACAAGAATACTTGGGTGCTAGCTTTGGTTCACTTGGCCCTGTTAACGTCAGTGACGACGTTAAAATCGTGGCTGACCAGTACGTTAAGGACATGGTCAACATCACGGTCGGTGCCAACTCAGATGGTCACCACTTCACTAACGTTAATCCAGAACGGGATTTCCATGCTGAAGATTACGTTGACATTCGTTTCGTTCAAGAAGGCGAACTCTCACCAGATGGTGCTGGTGTCTTGAAGTTCACTAAGGGTATCGAAATCGGTCACATCTTCAAGTTGGGGACGCGTTACTCTAAGGACTTGCATGCCGAAGTCTTAGATGCTAACGGTCGCAACATTCCGGTTATCATGGGCTGCTACGGTATCGGGGTCTCCCGGTTACTCTCAGCGATTGCGGAACAACGCGCCGATGATAATGGTTTAATCTGGCCAAAAGCGATTGCACCATTTGACGTCCACGTCATTCCAGTCAACCCTAAGAAGGCCGAACAAGTCGAAGTTGCTGACCAAGTTGAAGCACAACTGGAAGCTGCTGGCTACAAGGTCTTGTATGATGACCGGAAGGAACGGCCTGGGGTTAAGTTTGCAGATTCTGACTTGATGGGGATTCCAGCGCGGATCACCATTGGGAAGAAGGCCAGTGAAGGCATCGTTGAAATCAAACTTCGCCAGACTGGTGAGACGCTTGAAGTTAAACAAGAAGAGATCGCTAATAATTTAGCCGTCTTACTTGAAAATATTGACTAA
- the rseP gene encoding RIP metalloprotease RseP produces MIVTIITFIIVFGILVIVHEFGHFYFAKKAGILVREFSVGMGPKAVAFRRNATTYTLRFLPIGGYVRMAGVADDEDEELKPGTPVSLQIGQDGIVHSINASKKTTLFNGIPLSVTATDLERELWIEGYENGDESEVKRYSVDHDATIIESDGTEVQIAPVDVQFQSAKLWQRMLTNFAGPMNNFILAIITFAILAFMQGGVTSTTTNVSATTANSVARQAGIQKGDQIVAVNGKKMTSAQSISLLIQDSPKQWLRLTIKRDGQTKKITVTPAAKTVSGNRIGQIGVMWATKTDKSFGAKLAYGFTGSWNITKQIFQVLGRMVTHGFSLNDLGGPVAIFATTSQAAKSGLRTVIYLLAVLSINLGIVNLLPIPALDGGKLLLNIVEGIRGKPLRVETESVITLIGFGLLMLLMILVTWNDIQRYFF; encoded by the coding sequence TTGATCGTTACAATTATTACGTTCATTATCGTTTTCGGAATCTTGGTTATCGTCCATGAATTTGGGCACTTCTATTTTGCCAAAAAGGCTGGGATTTTGGTGCGTGAATTTTCTGTTGGGATGGGACCCAAGGCAGTTGCGTTTCGGCGGAATGCGACGACTTATACGTTACGTTTCTTGCCAATTGGTGGGTACGTGCGGATGGCCGGAGTCGCTGACGATGAAGATGAGGAACTGAAACCCGGAACGCCAGTCAGCTTACAGATCGGTCAGGATGGCATCGTCCATTCAATCAATGCTAGTAAGAAGACGACGTTGTTCAACGGGATTCCGCTATCTGTCACGGCGACCGACTTAGAGCGCGAGCTATGGATCGAAGGCTATGAGAATGGCGACGAGAGCGAAGTTAAACGTTATTCAGTCGACCACGATGCGACCATTATCGAAAGTGATGGGACTGAGGTGCAGATTGCCCCAGTAGATGTTCAATTTCAGTCAGCCAAGCTTTGGCAGCGGATGCTGACCAATTTTGCTGGTCCCATGAATAACTTCATCTTAGCCATCATCACGTTTGCAATCCTGGCGTTCATGCAGGGTGGCGTGACGAGTACGACGACTAATGTTTCGGCGACGACGGCCAATTCGGTTGCACGCCAAGCTGGGATTCAAAAAGGTGATCAAATTGTCGCTGTCAATGGTAAAAAGATGACCAGTGCGCAGTCGATTTCGCTCCTGATTCAAGACAGTCCCAAGCAATGGTTGCGTTTGACGATCAAACGTGATGGTCAAACCAAAAAAATTACGGTAACACCAGCTGCTAAGACGGTCTCTGGTAATCGTATCGGCCAAATCGGCGTGATGTGGGCGACGAAGACTGACAAGAGTTTTGGTGCCAAATTGGCCTATGGGTTTACGGGCTCGTGGAATATCACCAAACAGATTTTTCAGGTCCTCGGCCGGATGGTCACGCATGGCTTCAGTTTGAACGATTTAGGTGGCCCGGTCGCTATCTTTGCCACGACCTCGCAAGCGGCTAAATCAGGTCTGCGAACGGTGATTTATTTGCTGGCAGTCTTGTCGATCAACCTGGGAATTGTCAATTTATTACCAATTCCAGCCCTCGATGGTGGTAAACTATTATTAAACATTGTTGAAGGCATTCGGGGTAAACCACTACGAGTGGAAACGGAAAGTGTCATTACCTTGATTGGTTTTGGCCTCTTGATGTTATTAATGATTTTAGTCACTTGGAATGATATCCAACGATATTTCTTCTAA
- the nusA gene encoding transcription termination factor NusA, with protein sequence MSKELLGALDTLESEKGIKKEVVIEALEAALVSAYKRNYGQAQNVEVDFDQVKGNIHVYAVKEVVEDVFDSRLEVSLQDALAINRAYEIGDDIRFEVTPKNFGRIAAQTAKQVIMQRVREAERGIIYDEYSQYENEIVTGEVERQDNRFVYVSLGKVEAVMGRSDQLPGEVYRIHDKIKVYVSKVENATKGPQVFVSRTAPDLLKRLFEQEVPEIFDGIVEIVSIAREAGDRAKVAVRSNNPNVDPVGTCVGPKGQRVQTIVNELHGENMDIVEWTDDTAVFIANALNPAEVLDVIFDPENERGCTVVVPDYQLSLAIGKRGQNARLAAKLTGFKIDIKSETEASDIMDANPDDVAAAETAPQAATEDAPVSDGVADDVAAEPSAATDAEPEATDSEATEPEAVTDSEAAASDEAASDAE encoded by the coding sequence ATGAGTAAGGAATTATTAGGGGCCTTAGACACCCTCGAATCAGAAAAGGGCATCAAAAAAGAAGTTGTGATCGAAGCCCTCGAAGCTGCCTTGGTTTCTGCATACAAACGGAACTACGGTCAGGCGCAAAACGTTGAAGTTGACTTTGATCAAGTAAAGGGTAATATTCACGTATATGCGGTCAAAGAAGTCGTTGAAGATGTTTTTGACTCAAGGCTGGAAGTTAGCTTACAAGACGCGTTAGCAATTAACCGGGCTTACGAAATTGGTGATGACATTCGGTTTGAAGTCACACCTAAGAACTTTGGCCGCATCGCCGCTCAAACGGCAAAGCAGGTCATCATGCAACGGGTACGTGAAGCTGAACGTGGGATCATCTATGACGAATACAGCCAGTACGAAAATGAAATCGTCACTGGTGAAGTTGAACGCCAAGATAATCGGTTCGTTTACGTTAGCTTAGGTAAGGTGGAAGCCGTTATGGGCCGCTCCGACCAATTACCAGGTGAAGTATACCGGATTCACGATAAAATCAAGGTTTACGTTTCTAAAGTGGAAAATGCCACTAAGGGTCCCCAAGTGTTCGTTTCGCGGACTGCGCCGGACTTGTTGAAACGGTTGTTCGAACAAGAAGTGCCTGAAATTTTCGACGGGATCGTTGAAATCGTCTCAATTGCTCGTGAAGCGGGTGATCGCGCTAAGGTCGCAGTTCGTTCAAACAATCCAAACGTTGATCCAGTCGGGACCTGTGTCGGACCAAAAGGCCAACGGGTCCAAACCATTGTTAACGAACTCCATGGCGAAAACATGGATATCGTTGAATGGACGGATGATACGGCAGTCTTCATCGCCAATGCGTTGAACCCCGCCGAAGTCTTGGATGTCATTTTTGACCCTGAAAACGAACGCGGCTGTACCGTGGTCGTTCCTGATTACCAATTATCATTAGCAATTGGGAAACGTGGTCAAAATGCACGTTTAGCAGCTAAGTTGACCGGCTTCAAGATCGATATCAAATCTGAAACCGAAGCATCTGATATAATGGATGCAAACCCTGATGATGTGGCAGCTGCCGAAACAGCACCACAAGCAGCGACTGAAGATGCCCCTGTCAGTGATGGTGTGGCTGACGATGTTGCCGCTGAACCATCAGCAGCGACTGACGCAGAACCTGAAGCAACTGATTCAGAAGCAACTGAACCTGAAGCAGTCACCGATTCAGAAGCTGCAGCCTCTGATGAAGCTGCCAGTGACGCTGAATAG
- a CDS encoding L7Ae/L30e/S12e/Gadd45 family ribosomal protein — translation MTPNQACLNLLGLSRRASKQIAGEGLTLAAIRNQTAKLVFIASDAGPTTAKKFHDKAQSYDVPVIDTFTKAEMNAATGNKRTVYAITDAGFAKKMVAIMNQ, via the coding sequence ATGACGCCTAACCAAGCTTGTTTGAACCTACTGGGCCTTTCACGGCGTGCCAGTAAGCAAATTGCAGGCGAAGGCTTGACCTTAGCTGCGATTCGTAATCAGACGGCCAAGCTAGTCTTTATTGCTAGTGATGCCGGTCCCACGACTGCCAAAAAGTTCCATGATAAGGCCCAATCTTATGATGTTCCTGTGATCGATACCTTTACTAAAGCTGAAATGAATGCGGCGACGGGCAATAAACGAACAGTTTATGCCATTACTGACGCCGGGTTTGCCAAGAAAATGGTGGCGATCATGAATCAGTAA
- the rimP gene encoding ribosome maturation factor RimP: MSNNVVETIQPVAAAIVSAHQFELVDLEFVREGQSWYLRLYIDKPGGINIEECAMVSDELSEKLDTMEPDPIPQAYFLEVSSPGAERPLKKEADYQNAIGKYVHVGLYQKLDGKKVFEGDLTEVTPTTVTIDYLDKTRHKTVTINRDQISQARLAVKF; the protein is encoded by the coding sequence TTGAGCAATAATGTTGTTGAAACCATTCAGCCAGTGGCCGCAGCCATTGTCAGCGCACACCAGTTTGAACTCGTCGACCTGGAATTTGTGCGCGAAGGTCAGAGCTGGTACTTGCGGCTCTACATCGACAAGCCAGGCGGCATTAATATTGAAGAATGTGCGATGGTTAGTGATGAACTAAGTGAGAAGTTGGATACGATGGAACCTGATCCAATTCCACAAGCTTACTTTTTAGAGGTCTCTTCGCCTGGTGCGGAACGGCCGCTGAAGAAGGAAGCAGATTATCAAAATGCCATCGGAAAATATGTACACGTTGGTTTATACCAGAAATTAGATGGTAAAAAGGTCTTTGAAGGTGATTTGACGGAAGTCACGCCAACCACGGTGACAATCGATTATTTAGATAAGACCCGTCATAAGACGGTCACGATCAATCGTGATCAGATTTCACAAGCCCGCTTAGCGGTAAAGTTCTAA